A single region of the Streptomyces sp. NBC_00425 genome encodes:
- a CDS encoding aldehyde dehydrogenase, with translation MLNATHEELLRRAKELGLPTQHHIDGKDEAGDGASFAVISPRDGQTLVRVADAREAEVDLAVAAARRAFDTGPWPHLAPAERGRVLLRIAELLEERREELALTVSLEMGKPITDAYAIELRAAINTFRWYGQLADKLTDESPHTAPDSLALVTREPIGVVGAVVPWNFPLTLASWKVAPALAAGCTVVLKPSESSPLSALLLGRVATDAGLPPGVLNVVTGDGPVAGRALGLHPDVDVLAFTGSTAVGRHFLRYAADSNLKRVWLELGGKSPNIVLPDAPDLEKAAATAAWGIFFNQGEMCTAPSRLLVHSSIAEQVTEAVVARARELRVGDPLDPATEMGALVGDSHLGRVLEHVASGLDEGARLRVGGGRALAETGGSYLRPTVFDRVDPGMRLAREEIFGPVLSVLAFDDVDEAVRLANATEYGLAAGLWTSDLSTAHKVSRALKAGTVWVNCYEEGDLTVPFGGMKQSGNGRDKSAHAMEKYTELKTTWIQL, from the coding sequence GTGCTGAACGCCACCCATGAAGAACTGCTGCGCCGCGCCAAGGAACTCGGCCTGCCCACGCAGCACCACATCGACGGCAAGGACGAAGCCGGTGACGGTGCATCGTTCGCCGTGATCTCCCCTCGCGACGGCCAGACCCTGGTCCGGGTCGCCGACGCGCGGGAGGCAGAGGTCGATCTCGCCGTCGCGGCGGCGCGCCGCGCCTTCGACACAGGGCCGTGGCCGCACCTGGCGCCCGCCGAGCGCGGCCGGGTTCTGCTGCGGATCGCTGAACTGCTGGAAGAGCGGCGCGAGGAACTGGCACTGACCGTGAGCCTGGAGATGGGCAAACCGATCACGGACGCGTACGCCATCGAGCTGCGCGCCGCAATCAACACCTTCCGCTGGTACGGGCAGCTCGCCGACAAACTCACCGACGAGTCTCCCCACACCGCACCGGACTCGCTCGCCCTGGTCACCCGGGAGCCGATAGGTGTCGTCGGCGCCGTCGTGCCGTGGAACTTCCCGCTCACGTTGGCGAGTTGGAAAGTCGCTCCCGCGCTCGCCGCCGGCTGCACGGTCGTCCTGAAGCCGTCGGAGTCCTCTCCGCTGTCCGCCCTCCTGCTCGGCCGCGTCGCCACCGACGCCGGACTGCCGCCGGGCGTCCTCAACGTCGTCACCGGTGACGGGCCGGTGGCCGGCCGGGCGCTCGGCCTCCACCCCGACGTCGACGTCCTGGCCTTCACCGGCTCCACCGCCGTCGGCCGCCACTTCCTGCGCTACGCCGCCGACTCCAACCTCAAGCGCGTCTGGCTCGAACTCGGCGGCAAGTCACCGAACATCGTGCTGCCCGACGCCCCTGACCTGGAGAAGGCGGCGGCAACCGCGGCCTGGGGCATCTTCTTCAACCAGGGTGAGATGTGCACTGCGCCCTCCCGGCTGCTGGTCCACTCGTCCATCGCCGAACAGGTCACGGAGGCCGTCGTGGCGAGGGCGCGCGAGCTGCGGGTGGGCGACCCGCTCGATCCGGCCACCGAGATGGGCGCACTGGTCGGCGACAGCCACCTCGGCAGGGTCCTGGAGCATGTCGCCTCCGGCCTGGACGAGGGTGCCAGGCTGCGTGTGGGCGGGGGCCGGGCCCTGGCCGAGACCGGCGGCAGCTACCTGCGGCCCACCGTGTTCGACCGGGTTGACCCCGGCATGCGGCTGGCCCGCGAAGAGATCTTCGGCCCCGTCCTGTCCGTCCTCGCCTTCGACGACGTGGACGAGGCGGTACGGCTGGCCAACGCCACCGAGTACGGCCTCGCCGCAGGGCTGTGGACCTCCGACCTGTCCACCGCCCACAAGGTCTCCCGCGCACTGAAGGCCGGCACGGTCTGGGTCAACTGCTACGAGGAGGGCGACCTGACCGTCCCCTTCGGCGGCATGAAGCAGTCGGGCAACGGCCGCGACAAGTCCGCGCACGCCATGGAGAAGTACACCGAGCTGAAGACCACCTGGATCCAGCTGTGA
- a CDS encoding gamma-glutamyl-gamma-aminobutyrate hydrolase family protein yields MTRTHTRPLIAIPARFAATTSALRYAAEVNARALVEAVWRAGGEPVSLHPADPAGADVAERLARFDGVLLPGGGDLAPHRYGAADTHGSVYDVDDLQDVFDLEVARRALDSVLPMLAICRGLQVVNVALGGSLEQDMGGADREHRHIVHPVAIQRGTLLERATGAEKTEASCYHHQRVDRVGAGLKVTARAADGTVEGLELPGHPGWFTAVQWHPEDTADQDPAQQGLFDALVQAAHNRH; encoded by the coding sequence GTGACCCGTACGCACACGCGCCCCCTGATCGCGATTCCGGCCCGGTTCGCCGCCACCACGTCCGCGCTGCGCTACGCCGCCGAGGTGAACGCCCGCGCGCTGGTCGAGGCCGTGTGGCGGGCCGGGGGCGAGCCGGTGAGCCTCCACCCCGCCGACCCGGCCGGAGCCGACGTGGCCGAGCGGCTCGCCCGCTTCGACGGCGTGTTGCTCCCGGGCGGCGGAGACCTGGCCCCGCACCGCTACGGAGCCGCCGACACCCATGGCAGCGTCTACGACGTCGACGACCTCCAGGACGTGTTCGACCTCGAAGTCGCCCGGCGGGCCCTGGACTCGGTCCTGCCCATGCTCGCGATCTGCCGTGGGCTGCAGGTGGTGAACGTCGCCCTCGGCGGCAGCCTGGAACAGGACATGGGCGGCGCGGACCGCGAACACCGGCACATCGTGCACCCGGTCGCGATCCAGCGAGGCACCCTGCTCGAACGGGCCACCGGCGCCGAGAAGACGGAGGCCTCCTGCTACCACCACCAGCGCGTCGACCGCGTCGGTGCCGGGCTCAAGGTCACCGCGCGGGCCGCCGACGGCACGGTGGAGGGGCTCGAACTGCCTGGACACCCGGGGTGGTTCACGGCAGTGCAGTGGCACCCCGAGGACACCGCGGACCAGGACCCGGCCCAGCAAGGCCTGTTCGACGCGCTGGTCCAGGCCGCCCACAACAGACACTGA
- a CDS encoding bifunctional methylenetetrahydrofolate dehydrogenase/methenyltetrahydrofolate cyclohydrolase has translation MTTATLLDGKAAAAETKRELAERVKALKSRGIAPGLGTILVGDDPASRSYVGGKHRDCAQVGIASIRVELPATATHAEVEAAVLKLNADPACTGFIVQLPLPAHIDTHAVLELIDPAKDADGLHPANLGRLVLGIPGPLPCTPRGIIDLLRRNRVPITGQQFCVIGCGITVGRPLGLMLTRSTEHATVTLCHEATQDTAAHTRVADVVVAAAGVAHLVKPDWIKPGATVLSVGITRTVEGILGDVHPDVDQVAGSLAPPVGGVGPMTRAMLLTNIVEAAELG, from the coding sequence ATGACCACCGCGACGCTGCTCGACGGGAAGGCCGCGGCAGCCGAGACCAAACGTGAACTCGCCGAGCGGGTGAAGGCGCTGAAGAGCCGGGGCATCGCCCCCGGGCTGGGCACCATCCTGGTCGGCGACGACCCGGCCAGCCGCTCCTACGTCGGCGGCAAACACCGCGACTGCGCCCAGGTCGGCATCGCGTCGATCCGGGTGGAGCTGCCCGCCACGGCGACCCACGCCGAGGTCGAGGCCGCCGTGCTCAAGCTCAACGCCGATCCGGCCTGCACCGGCTTCATCGTCCAGCTGCCGCTGCCGGCCCACATCGACACCCACGCCGTGCTGGAGCTCATCGACCCGGCCAAGGACGCCGACGGACTCCACCCCGCCAACCTGGGCCGACTCGTGCTGGGCATACCGGGACCGCTGCCCTGCACCCCGCGCGGCATCATCGACCTGCTGCGGCGCAACCGCGTGCCCATCACCGGACAACAGTTCTGCGTCATCGGCTGCGGTATCACCGTGGGCCGCCCGCTCGGCCTGATGCTCACCCGCAGCACCGAGCACGCCACGGTGACCCTGTGCCACGAGGCCACCCAGGACACCGCTGCCCACACTCGCGTCGCCGACGTGGTGGTGGCCGCGGCCGGCGTGGCCCATCTGGTCAAGCCCGACTGGATCAAGCCGGGCGCCACCGTCCTGTCCGTGGGCATCACCCGGACCGTCGAGGGCATCCTCGGCGACGTCCACCCCGACGTCGACCAGGTCGCGGGCTCCCTCGCACCGCCGGTCGGCGGAGTGGGACCGATGACCCGCGCCATGCTGCTGACCAACATCGTCGAGGCGGCGGAGCTCGGCTGA
- the purU gene encoding formyltetrahydrofolate deformylase, whose translation MQRYILTLHCPDQPGIVHALAAGVAEAKGNILESAQFSDPGTGIFTIRVSLETPDADTESLRDELTLRLARFDPVLTVRPEEQRRRVLLMVSKFDHCLVDLLYRWGLGELPVDIPLIVSNHPDLAPVAKRYGIPFVHVPVTRDTKPEAEAELLRLVAEHRVDFVVLARYMQVLSDDLCGKLSGRIINIHHSFLPGFKGAKPYHQAHERGVKLIGATAHLVTADLDEGPIIEQDVVRVGHRHTAPELVAIGRDVERIVLARAVRLHAEDRVVLTGSRTVVFC comes from the coding sequence GTGCAACGCTACATTCTCACGCTCCACTGCCCCGACCAGCCGGGCATCGTCCACGCACTCGCCGCGGGCGTCGCGGAGGCCAAGGGCAACATCCTGGAGAGCGCCCAGTTCTCCGATCCCGGCACCGGCATCTTCACCATCCGTGTGAGCCTGGAGACACCCGACGCCGACACCGAGAGCCTGCGGGACGAACTCACCCTGCGGCTGGCCCGTTTCGACCCGGTTCTGACCGTCCGGCCCGAGGAGCAGCGCCGCCGGGTGCTGCTGATGGTGTCGAAGTTCGACCACTGCCTGGTCGACCTGCTCTACCGCTGGGGTTTGGGTGAACTGCCCGTCGACATCCCGCTGATCGTCTCCAACCACCCCGACCTGGCGCCGGTCGCGAAGCGGTACGGCATCCCCTTCGTCCACGTCCCCGTCACCCGCGACACCAAGCCCGAAGCGGAGGCCGAGCTGCTGCGGCTGGTGGCCGAGCACCGGGTCGACTTCGTGGTGCTCGCCCGTTACATGCAGGTCCTCTCCGACGACCTGTGCGGCAAGCTGTCCGGCCGGATCATCAACATCCATCACTCGTTCCTGCCAGGCTTCAAGGGCGCCAAGCCCTACCACCAGGCCCACGAGCGGGGCGTCAAACTCATCGGCGCCACCGCCCACCTCGTCACCGCCGACCTGGACGAGGGCCCGATCATCGAGCAGGACGTCGTCCGCGTCGGGCACCGCCACACCGCGCCCGAACTGGTCGCGATCGGCCGGGACGTCGAGCGGATCGTGCTGGCCCGCGCGGTCCGGCTGCACGCGGAGGACCGCGTCGTCCTCACCGGCTCCCGCACCGTCGTCTTCTGCTGA
- a CDS encoding aminomethyltransferase family protein — protein sequence MAIPEGLSTTPFAPRYADRVEEWIDVYGNAVPLAIGDPAEEYEAIRTAVGASEYSMLYKWHVEGENAVATVDAVFSRGVKGLGAGRIAYGVVVDADGMMLDDVTVAVLAPDHVVVTGGNPATLQSLAAHAPAGTTVTERRDESAVLTLQGPRSRDVLQRLTHVDVSGAAFPYYTFLRDALVAGIPAQVSRLGFTAELGYEIQVPRVQALALWDAVFEAGTDLGIKAFGAIALLTCRTEAGMIMGELEYDHTVTPFECRMGWALDFDKGPFQGRDALLAKKDSVTGRVVSVVVDTAPDTAEGARLELEGRDIGYVTMALPSPVLDGATLGLARVHRDAVKSGTALTAVAADGSTADATVRPTPVYDPERARVRA from the coding sequence ATGGCCATCCCCGAAGGATTGAGCACCACGCCGTTCGCTCCCCGCTACGCGGACCGGGTCGAGGAGTGGATCGACGTCTACGGCAACGCCGTACCGCTGGCCATCGGTGATCCGGCCGAGGAGTACGAGGCCATCCGCACCGCCGTCGGGGCCTCCGAGTACTCGATGCTCTACAAGTGGCATGTCGAAGGTGAGAATGCCGTCGCCACCGTCGACGCCGTCTTCTCGCGCGGCGTCAAGGGGCTGGGCGCCGGACGCATCGCCTACGGGGTCGTGGTCGACGCCGACGGGATGATGCTGGACGACGTGACCGTGGCCGTCCTCGCGCCCGACCACGTCGTCGTCACCGGCGGCAACCCCGCCACCCTGCAGTCGCTGGCCGCTCACGCACCCGCCGGGACCACGGTCACCGAACGCCGCGACGAGTCCGCCGTCCTGACCCTGCAGGGCCCGCGCAGCCGCGACGTCCTCCAGCGCCTCACCCACGTCGACGTGTCAGGTGCCGCCTTCCCCTACTACACCTTCCTGCGCGACGCCCTCGTCGCGGGCATCCCCGCACAGGTGAGCCGGCTCGGTTTCACCGCCGAGCTCGGCTACGAGATCCAGGTCCCGCGGGTGCAGGCGCTCGCGCTGTGGGACGCGGTCTTCGAGGCGGGCACGGATCTGGGGATCAAGGCCTTCGGCGCGATCGCCCTGCTGACCTGCCGCACCGAGGCCGGGATGATCATGGGGGAGCTGGAGTACGACCACACGGTCACCCCGTTCGAGTGCCGGATGGGCTGGGCGCTGGACTTCGACAAGGGCCCCTTCCAGGGCCGGGACGCGCTGCTGGCCAAGAAGGACAGCGTGACCGGCCGCGTCGTCAGCGTCGTCGTGGATACCGCGCCGGATACCGCCGAGGGCGCCCGGCTGGAACTGGAAGGCCGTGACATCGGCTACGTGACGATGGCGCTGCCCTCCCCCGTCCTCGACGGCGCCACCCTCGGTCTGGCCCGGGTGCACCGCGACGCCGTGAAGTCCGGCACCGCGCTGACCGCCGTCGCCGCCGACGGCTCGACGGCCGACGCCACGGTCAGGCCCACACCCGTGTACGACCCCGAGCGCGCCCGCGTGCGGGCCTGA
- a CDS encoding TetR/AcrR family transcriptional regulator — MNAAAETDGETGQDTRPGYGEGREALLEAAVRVVARGGLRKLTYRAVAAEAGVTHGLVAHHFGSRDALLEEALRWCVTRSIETSSLVPASGRLEDFAATLADFIAADPDVQAFQYELKLEASRRPELRHHVDVLYDAYRDAVREALACFDVSQDMAEIVFAALDGLVFHQVTSGAPGRTEESVDALRRLLTAYRAQASPGASDGTLNEPKFSCTNLRSGDDEHFHRA, encoded by the coding sequence GTGAACGCCGCGGCAGAGACAGACGGCGAGACCGGCCAGGACACCCGGCCCGGTTACGGCGAAGGGCGGGAGGCGCTCCTGGAAGCGGCCGTCAGGGTGGTGGCCCGGGGCGGCCTGCGGAAGCTGACCTACCGTGCCGTCGCCGCCGAAGCCGGCGTCACGCACGGGCTGGTCGCCCACCACTTCGGTTCGCGCGACGCCCTCCTCGAAGAGGCGCTGCGGTGGTGCGTCACACGCAGCATCGAGACGTCCTCGCTGGTGCCCGCCAGCGGAAGACTGGAGGACTTCGCCGCGACCCTGGCCGACTTCATCGCGGCCGACCCCGACGTCCAGGCGTTCCAGTACGAACTGAAGCTCGAAGCGAGCAGGCGGCCGGAGCTGCGGCACCACGTAGACGTGCTCTACGACGCATACCGCGACGCCGTCCGCGAGGCACTGGCCTGCTTCGACGTGTCGCAGGACATGGCGGAGATCGTCTTCGCGGCCCTGGACGGCCTGGTATTCCACCAGGTCACGTCCGGCGCACCAGGCCGCACCGAGGAGAGTGTCGACGCCCTGCGCCGACTTCTCACGGCCTATCGCGCGCAGGCGTCACCGGGGGCGTCCGACGGTACATTGAATGAGCCGAAGTTCTCCTGCACCAACCTCAGGAGCGGCGATGACGAGCATTTTCACAGGGCATGA
- a CDS encoding SpoIIE family protein phosphatase, translating to MTSIFTGHDQRVRPHGTPSSGMPTPGGATAVLDRHLRFTGWSREAEELFGLASEEVLGRSADAVLADTETGAGISSAAGDGGTAWSLGPRPVRRGDGRPVPVSLSLTPLALGVGATGWLLVAVDSELAHWEALGRAMLDGLDRESPVQLVIYDTDARVRWVNAAIEKQFGISLKEVAGRFLKDILPQGEVLEEADRPVISVEEIVQRVARTGSPVVDVRYRSATFLAPHHERVWSCSYFRLQDEEGRPIGVCEAGLDITDRYVARQRLALLSRASGSIGRTLDIRHTAGELAELVVPEFAEAVIVDIFEPVLGGEEPQHFGTHPTLCRVAHRTDHTAAKDTAYDELDTVSLRCLAENAPATDAATHVLALPLKARGTTLGVAAFARPQHADPFEHEEIQLAEELVSRTAVCLDNARRYTREHATALMLQRDLLPRALPEQPGVEVAHRYLPAAGHAGVGGDWYDVIPLSGARVGLVVGDVAGHGMGAAATMGRVRTTVAALAALDLAPDELLARLDDLVARTGIPTSGAAEAETEDQALGVTCLYAIYDPVSRHCVMARAGHLPPVLVTPDGHTELVDLPAGPPLGLGGLPFECADIELQEGAMLALYTDGLVENRQTDIDAGIRSLCTALSGPGNGQLDRICDRVITRLLPQAPEDDAALLLLRVHALAESLVATWDMACDAAEVARARSLALDQLAAWGVDEAASFVVELVVSELVTNAIRYGNAPVCLRLIQERGLIVEVSDGGHTSPHLRRAAMEDEGGRGLFLVAQLTQRWGTRYTSTGKTIWTEVPLSPAKLPGTFPGERFEL from the coding sequence ATGACGAGCATTTTCACAGGGCATGACCAGAGAGTCCGGCCGCACGGCACGCCTTCCTCGGGCATGCCGACGCCCGGCGGCGCGACCGCAGTGCTGGACCGGCACCTGCGGTTCACCGGGTGGAGCAGGGAAGCCGAGGAGCTGTTCGGTCTGGCGTCCGAGGAGGTCCTCGGCCGGTCCGCCGACGCGGTCCTGGCCGATACCGAAACGGGAGCCGGCATCTCCTCAGCCGCTGGTGACGGTGGTACGGCATGGTCGCTCGGCCCCCGGCCGGTCCGCCGGGGTGACGGCCGCCCGGTGCCCGTGTCCTTGTCTCTCACCCCGCTCGCCCTCGGGGTGGGCGCGACCGGGTGGCTGCTGGTGGCAGTGGATTCCGAGCTGGCGCACTGGGAGGCCCTCGGCCGGGCCATGCTTGACGGACTCGACCGGGAATCGCCCGTCCAGCTGGTGATCTACGACACGGACGCCCGGGTGCGCTGGGTCAACGCCGCGATCGAGAAGCAGTTCGGAATCTCGCTCAAGGAGGTAGCCGGAAGGTTCCTGAAGGACATTCTGCCGCAGGGCGAGGTGCTGGAGGAGGCTGACCGGCCGGTCATAAGTGTCGAGGAAATTGTCCAGCGCGTGGCCCGCACCGGCTCACCCGTGGTCGACGTGCGGTACCGGAGCGCCACTTTCCTGGCCCCCCATCATGAACGCGTCTGGTCGTGCTCCTACTTCCGGCTTCAGGACGAGGAAGGCCGGCCGATCGGAGTCTGTGAGGCCGGCCTCGACATCACCGACCGCTATGTGGCACGGCAGCGTCTCGCTCTGCTCAGCCGGGCGAGCGGCAGTATCGGAAGAACCCTGGACATCCGGCATACGGCCGGCGAACTGGCGGAACTCGTGGTCCCCGAATTCGCCGAGGCCGTCATCGTGGACATCTTCGAACCCGTCCTGGGCGGGGAGGAACCACAACACTTCGGCACCCACCCCACCCTCTGCCGGGTAGCTCACCGCACCGATCACACCGCGGCCAAGGACACCGCGTACGACGAACTGGACACCGTCAGCCTGCGGTGCCTGGCCGAGAACGCGCCGGCTACCGACGCGGCCACCCACGTGCTCGCCCTTCCCCTCAAGGCCCGCGGCACCACCCTGGGCGTGGCGGCCTTCGCGCGCCCCCAACACGCCGACCCCTTCGAGCATGAGGAGATCCAGCTCGCCGAAGAACTTGTCTCCCGCACCGCGGTCTGCCTGGACAACGCCCGCCGCTACACCCGAGAACATGCGACCGCACTCATGCTCCAGCGTGATCTTCTCCCTCGCGCCCTGCCCGAACAACCGGGCGTGGAAGTCGCCCACCGCTATCTGCCCGCGGCCGGACACGCTGGCGTCGGCGGGGACTGGTACGACGTCATCCCCCTCTCCGGGGCACGCGTCGGGCTGGTGGTGGGGGATGTCGCCGGACACGGCATGGGCGCGGCCGCCACCATGGGCCGGGTGCGCACCACCGTCGCGGCGCTGGCGGCGCTCGACCTCGCGCCGGACGAACTGCTCGCCCGTCTCGACGACCTCGTGGCGCGGACCGGTATTCCGACTTCCGGTGCCGCCGAGGCCGAGACCGAGGACCAGGCACTGGGCGTCACCTGCCTGTACGCGATCTACGATCCGGTCTCCCGGCACTGCGTCATGGCCCGGGCGGGCCATCTGCCGCCCGTACTTGTCACCCCCGACGGGCACACCGAGCTTGTGGACCTTCCCGCCGGACCGCCCCTCGGCCTGGGCGGCCTGCCGTTCGAATGCGCCGACATCGAGCTGCAGGAAGGCGCCATGCTCGCTCTGTACACCGACGGACTCGTGGAAAACCGTCAGACAGACATCGACGCAGGGATCCGATCTCTCTGCACCGCACTCTCCGGGCCCGGGAACGGCCAACTGGACAGGATCTGCGACAGGGTCATCACCAGGCTCCTGCCCCAAGCCCCCGAGGACGACGCCGCACTGCTGCTGCTCCGCGTCCACGCCCTGGCTGAGAGTCTGGTGGCGACGTGGGACATGGCCTGCGACGCCGCAGAAGTGGCAAGAGCCCGGTCGCTGGCCCTCGACCAGCTGGCCGCGTGGGGAGTCGACGAAGCCGCGTCGTTCGTCGTCGAGCTCGTCGTCAGCGAGCTGGTCACCAACGCGATCCGCTATGGCAACGCTCCGGTGTGTCTGCGGCTGATCCAGGAGCGCGGCCTCATCGTCGAGGTCTCCGACGGCGGCCACACCTCGCCCCACCTTCGGCGGGCGGCGATGGAAGACGAGGGCGGCCGAGGTCTGTTCCTGGTCGCGCAACTGACACAACGCTGGGGAACCCGGTACACGTCAACAGGCAAGACCATCTGGACCGAGGTGCCGCTGTCGCCTGCCAAACTGCCGGGAACCTTCCCGGGCGAGCGATTCGAGCTGTGA
- a CDS encoding MarR family winged helix-turn-helix transcriptional regulator: MPGHRSITEAEKLAEAKLGGIPLRHDQMAVVANIYRAASAVRQHLENSVLRGVDLTWTAFVVLWVIWVWGEPETRHVAEEAGISKGTLTGVARTLERRGLVQRADHPTDGRLVLLSLTDQGEELMRRVFPAFNEEEAFVTGQLSDEQCGIVAAGLRQVVLQVEENGETRRQALLGGAAPAPRRSGRRRKA; the protein is encoded by the coding sequence GTGCCCGGCCATCGTTCCATCACCGAAGCCGAGAAACTGGCAGAGGCCAAGCTTGGCGGTATCCCCCTACGGCATGACCAGATGGCCGTCGTCGCCAACATCTATCGCGCCGCCTCGGCGGTGCGGCAGCACCTTGAGAATTCCGTGTTGCGCGGCGTCGACCTGACGTGGACTGCCTTCGTGGTTCTCTGGGTCATCTGGGTCTGGGGTGAGCCGGAAACGCGGCACGTTGCAGAAGAGGCCGGGATCTCCAAGGGCACGCTCACGGGGGTTGCCCGGACGCTGGAAAGGCGTGGGCTTGTACAGAGAGCCGATCACCCCACCGACGGCAGGCTGGTGCTGCTCAGCCTGACTGATCAAGGTGAGGAGCTGATGCGGCGCGTCTTTCCGGCGTTCAATGAGGAGGAAGCCTTCGTCACGGGGCAGCTCAGCGATGAGCAGTGCGGCATCGTCGCTGCCGGGCTGCGTCAGGTGGTGCTGCAGGTGGAGGAGAACGGTGAGACACGCCGCCAGGCTCTTCTGGGCGGTGCGGCCCCCGCGCCACGTCGTAGCGGCCGCCGCCGCAAGGCGTGA